In Chryseobacterium lactis, a single genomic region encodes these proteins:
- a CDS encoding T9SS type A sorting domain-containing protein: MKSTTFLTICSLLISIFSFGQTSTESFETESNGSTSFTDNGVIFNIISYVSVFDIQANFPATGWNGTTFDNRYIDNSNDMASPPSFGIKTTSNLFKVNRFWMYLSALNLDLNVTGSLTVTGKLSGITKFTQTKTNGFVTSLGSTNGYTLIDLTNLNGQNYSNIVIDELQITANGGFRYVALDAFTWVKDSNIVLGTTESKASQKNMSIYPNPTTGPLSIKAENSSEAQIYSQDGKLLQSLQIKKGMNEISISDYPKGVYFIKTANGSSKVIKK; this comes from the coding sequence ATGAAAAGCACTACCTTTTTAACGATCTGTAGTCTGCTCATTTCAATTTTTTCATTCGGGCAGACGAGTACAGAGTCTTTTGAAACAGAATCAAACGGAAGCACCAGCTTTACGGATAACGGAGTAATTTTTAATATTATCTCATATGTCAGTGTTTTCGATATTCAAGCTAATTTTCCTGCAACAGGCTGGAATGGAACAACATTCGATAACAGATATATTGATAATTCCAATGATATGGCTTCACCACCATCTTTCGGTATTAAAACCACATCCAATTTATTTAAAGTAAATAGATTCTGGATGTATCTTTCTGCACTCAACCTGGATCTCAATGTAACAGGAAGTTTGACTGTCACCGGAAAATTGAGTGGGATAACAAAATTTACCCAAACAAAGACAAACGGTTTTGTAACATCTCTGGGAAGTACAAACGGTTACACACTCATTGATCTGACAAATTTAAATGGCCAGAATTATTCAAATATTGTTATTGATGAACTTCAAATAACCGCTAACGGTGGATTCAGGTATGTTGCCTTAGATGCTTTCACCTGGGTAAAAGACAGCAATATTGTATTGGGAACCACAGAAAGTAAAGCTTCCCAGAAAAATATGAGTATTTATCCAAATCCTACTACCGGACCTTTATCTATCAAAGCAGAGAATAGTTCTGAGGCACAGATTTACAGCCAGGATGGAAAATTATTACAAAGCTTACAGATTAAAAAAGGGATGAATGAAATCAGTATTTCTGATTATCCAAAAGGTGTTTATTTTATTAAAACAGCCAACGGATCCAGTAAAGTTATTAAAAAATAA
- a CDS encoding enoyl-CoA hydratase/isomerase family protein translates to MNEFVASEIKNNIAEITFGTPKSNSLPGAILEKLAQTILEEGAKDEVKAILVKSEGEKAFCAGASFDELLAIDELQASTQFFGGFAKVLNAMRNCGKIVVVRVQGKTTGGGVGIACGADYCFATKDSALALTEINLGIGPFVIGPYVERKIGKSQFSAMAIDADFRSAEWAEQHNVYHSVSETIQEMDEKLEKFLQTLASRSSEALALIKKVSWEGTDHFNELMPARIHMSASLILEDSAKKNIEAIKERLRAK, encoded by the coding sequence ATGAACGAATTCGTAGCATCAGAAATTAAAAATAATATCGCCGAAATTACTTTCGGAACCCCAAAAAGCAATTCTCTTCCGGGAGCCATCTTAGAAAAACTGGCGCAGACTATTCTTGAAGAAGGTGCTAAAGATGAGGTGAAGGCAATTTTGGTAAAAAGCGAAGGCGAAAAAGCTTTTTGTGCAGGAGCCAGCTTCGATGAGTTATTAGCTATTGACGAATTGCAAGCTTCAACTCAATTTTTCGGTGGTTTTGCTAAAGTTTTAAATGCGATGAGAAACTGTGGGAAAATTGTAGTGGTAAGAGTGCAGGGAAAAACTACCGGTGGAGGAGTTGGTATTGCCTGCGGTGCAGATTATTGCTTTGCAACCAAAGATTCCGCTTTAGCACTTACAGAAATTAATTTAGGAATCGGACCTTTCGTCATCGGCCCTTACGTAGAAAGAAAAATTGGTAAATCACAATTTTCGGCAATGGCTATTGACGCGGATTTCAGATCTGCTGAGTGGGCGGAGCAACATAATGTGTATCATTCCGTTTCAGAAACTATTCAGGAAATGGATGAAAAGCTTGAGAAGTTTTTACAGACATTGGCTTCGAGAAGCAGTGAAGCATTAGCATTGATTAAGAAAGTTTCATGGGAAGGTACAGATCATTTCAATGAATTGATGCCGGCAAGAATTCACATGAGTGCAAGCCTGATTCTGGAAGATTCTGCAAAGAAAAATATCGAAGCCATTAAAGAAAGATTAAGAGCAAAGTAA
- a CDS encoding S8 family peptidase: MKTKIKLFLFMSCFSLSFGQKPSNGDHDVNANIYVCFSKGITSEKAAFTKNSELEKFARGNGISFTYDLGFSKEKISDMARNSKANGNSTESVEKLTRIFKANLSLQDESSTQKLAHALERFPEVEYVSIMSGTPVEPPLINMFVATPDLESVQTYLNDNPGINAKYAWSRGITGQNIRVRDVEYGFYKTHEMLANQNSIQLEPGYSPNSGLSGNNYRDHGTAVVSILGSVKDNIGLTGAAYNTSEIKGYMEWTTVGYNRATAVSRSINASQAGDIILYEMQTGGKDGQYCPAEYDKVIWDMTKAATDSGIIIIAAAGNGNQNLDDPFYAAYMARGNSGAIIVGAGSPNTTHSKLSFSTFGNRVDVQGWGSNVLAAGYGSYAKYDNDDNRTYNYFSGTSSATPTVASAAILIQSFYRQTTGQNLTPTAMKNLLITTGIPQGGTVANQKIGPLPNVKNAILQLEGKLATPVKTLPSLEVKVYPNPSGSYISLQNTEDKKLDFEIINMQGRSVIKSTVSPNEKINISHLQPGQYLININDGPRRVVEKFIKL, translated from the coding sequence ATGAAAACAAAAATTAAACTTTTCTTGTTTATGTCCTGTTTTTCCTTGTCTTTCGGACAAAAACCATCGAACGGAGATCATGATGTAAACGCCAATATTTATGTTTGTTTTTCTAAAGGAATTACTTCAGAAAAAGCAGCATTTACCAAAAATTCTGAACTTGAAAAATTTGCCAGAGGAAACGGAATATCCTTTACTTATGATCTTGGATTTAGTAAAGAAAAAATCTCTGATATGGCCAGAAACAGTAAGGCAAACGGCAATTCAACCGAGTCTGTGGAAAAACTGACAAGAATATTCAAGGCCAATCTTTCTCTTCAGGATGAAAGCTCTACCCAAAAACTGGCTCATGCACTTGAAAGGTTTCCAGAAGTAGAATATGTTTCCATCATGAGTGGTACGCCGGTTGAACCTCCTTTAATTAATATGTTTGTTGCTACTCCGGATTTGGAAAGTGTTCAGACTTACCTGAATGATAACCCGGGAATCAACGCCAAATATGCATGGTCCAGAGGAATTACAGGCCAAAATATCAGGGTCCGTGATGTAGAATATGGTTTTTACAAAACTCATGAAATGCTGGCTAATCAAAACTCTATCCAACTGGAGCCGGGATACAGTCCCAATTCAGGGTTATCGGGAAATAATTACAGAGATCATGGAACAGCTGTGGTAAGTATTCTGGGTTCTGTAAAAGATAATATTGGGCTTACCGGTGCTGCATACAACACCTCTGAAATAAAAGGTTACATGGAATGGACAACGGTTGGATACAACAGAGCTACTGCCGTCAGCAGATCCATTAATGCTTCTCAGGCCGGCGATATTATTTTATATGAAATGCAGACTGGAGGTAAAGACGGGCAATATTGTCCTGCAGAATATGATAAAGTAATCTGGGATATGACAAAAGCAGCTACAGATTCCGGGATTATCATTATTGCCGCGGCAGGTAACGGAAATCAGAATCTTGATGATCCTTTTTATGCTGCATATATGGCAAGAGGAAACAGTGGGGCAATTATTGTAGGCGCAGGCTCTCCTAACACGACTCATTCAAAATTAAGTTTCAGTACCTTCGGAAACAGAGTCGATGTACAGGGTTGGGGAAGCAATGTTTTAGCGGCAGGCTATGGTTCGTATGCTAAATATGATAATGATGACAACAGAACATACAATTACTTCAGCGGAACAAGTTCTGCCACTCCTACGGTGGCTTCTGCAGCAATATTGATTCAATCTTTCTATCGTCAGACTACGGGGCAAAATCTGACACCTACAGCGATGAAAAACCTTTTAATAACTACAGGAATTCCTCAAGGCGGTACAGTTGCCAATCAAAAAATAGGACCTCTTCCCAATGTAAAAAATGCCATCTTACAATTGGAAGGAAAACTGGCAACACCGGTTAAAACTCTCCCTTCGTTAGAAGTAAAAGTGTATCCTAATCCTTCAGGTAGCTACATTAGCCTTCAAAATACTGAAGACAAAAAACTTGATTTTGAAATTATCAATATGCAAGGACGATCTGTCATAAAAAGTACAGTTTCCCCTAATGAAAAGATCAATATTTCTCACCTTCAACCTGGTCAGTACCTCATCAATATTAATGATGGACCGCGAAGAGTGGTTGAAAAATTCATAAAGCTTTAA
- a CDS encoding Coq4 family protein produces MKKIRVAFLLLVYDKTQKLYRKYFKKKKRQWQFNEKQLLEFQEDSLGRKLGEFYRKHGFSMIPKMENHDVHHLITGCGTHFEDEIAMQYLLLGNGKLNAHLLAAVVLGTIILPEYVKIYIKAYKKGQNMRAFHHWDFEELLWQNFEHVMDFIQQKETVVLH; encoded by the coding sequence ATGAAAAAAATACGCGTTGCCTTTCTGCTTTTGGTGTATGATAAAACGCAGAAATTGTACAGAAAATATTTTAAAAAGAAAAAACGACAATGGCAGTTTAATGAGAAGCAGCTGCTGGAATTTCAGGAAGATTCTCTCGGAAGAAAGCTCGGTGAGTTTTATAGGAAACATGGCTTCTCAATGATTCCCAAAATGGAAAATCACGATGTTCACCATCTGATTACAGGATGCGGAACCCATTTTGAAGATGAAATTGCCATGCAGTATCTCTTACTGGGAAATGGTAAACTCAATGCCCACCTTTTGGCTGCCGTCGTTTTAGGAACAATTATTCTGCCTGAATATGTGAAAATTTATATCAAAGCATATAAAAAAGGTCAGAACATGAGAGCATTTCATCACTGGGACTTCGAAGAATTACTATGGCAGAATTTTGAACATGTGATGGATTTTATTCAGCAGAAAGAAACCGTTGTACTTCATTAG
- a CDS encoding DUF4153 domain-containing protein, with amino-acid sequence MKTHHYIVLTAFLFVILFYDQDIGLNLGILAIAYAVLTLFRTPERNRTRTFLILFVTSMLSAIAFAWYGDFPSFLAVASSLLLFAYRSKNRKMKILFLVPVFVINCLTSFCRFFSFDQWLPKKNVPGLWQKTLAFILIPLVLVSVFFGIYSAGSNHFAALFTDYELDINLWQVFCLFVLGFFIAFNYWNYAVEKLIYKTNHVLDNDFSKDSRVPKATYSFLDLDAERMSGVISFLLLNILLVFFIITYNYEQFYEVSKTPVQLSEETHERVNAVIMSIIMSILVIMFYFKSGFNFDPKAGLMKVLAKIWIFLNGVLVVSAAAKNYDYILSYGFTYKRLGVFAFLILSLVGLALTFIKIQKKKRNAFMFNTMTWYMYGTILVCSYINWGGIITSQNMKRKDFVVNYHLNSINFSDKYLLKYAEEKDNQKLKNDIHDKIEDEKAKTFLSKIMYYQTIK; translated from the coding sequence ATGAAAACACATCATTATATAGTATTGACCGCCTTTTTATTTGTTATTCTGTTTTATGATCAGGATATAGGCCTTAACCTTGGAATTCTTGCCATTGCCTATGCGGTACTCACCTTATTCCGAACCCCGGAAAGAAACAGAACCCGGACTTTTCTTATCCTTTTCGTCACAAGTATGCTCTCGGCAATTGCTTTTGCATGGTACGGAGATTTCCCGTCTTTCCTGGCGGTGGCAAGCTCTCTGCTTCTTTTTGCCTACAGATCAAAAAACAGAAAAATGAAAATCCTTTTCCTTGTTCCCGTTTTTGTGATCAACTGTCTTACCTCATTTTGTAGATTTTTCAGCTTTGATCAATGGCTGCCCAAGAAAAATGTTCCCGGATTATGGCAAAAAACTTTAGCCTTTATCTTAATTCCTTTGGTGCTTGTTTCTGTTTTTTTCGGAATCTATTCAGCCGGGAGTAATCATTTCGCAGCACTTTTTACAGACTATGAACTGGATATTAATTTGTGGCAGGTATTCTGTCTTTTTGTTTTGGGATTTTTTATCGCATTTAATTACTGGAACTACGCTGTTGAAAAGCTGATCTATAAAACCAATCATGTATTGGATAACGATTTTTCAAAGGATTCCCGGGTTCCAAAAGCCACTTACTCCTTTCTGGATCTGGACGCCGAAAGGATGAGCGGAGTAATCTCTTTTCTTTTATTGAATATCTTACTGGTCTTTTTCATCATTACTTATAACTACGAACAGTTCTATGAAGTTTCAAAGACACCGGTTCAGCTTTCGGAAGAAACTCATGAGAGAGTGAATGCAGTGATTATGTCTATTATTATGTCCATCCTGGTGATTATGTTTTACTTTAAATCCGGTTTTAATTTTGATCCTAAGGCAGGTTTGATGAAGGTTTTAGCCAAAATCTGGATTTTTCTGAATGGCGTTCTTGTCGTATCGGCAGCCGCAAAAAATTATGATTACATTCTCAGTTACGGGTTTACCTACAAAAGACTGGGGGTATTTGCATTCCTGATTTTATCTCTTGTTGGACTTGCTTTAACTTTTATTAAAATTCAGAAGAAAAAAAGAAATGCATTCATGTTTAATACCATGACCTGGTATATGTATGGAACGATCCTGGTGTGCAGCTATATCAACTGGGGCGGTATTATTACTTCTCAAAATATGAAGCGTAAGGATTTTGTAGTAAACTATCATCTTAATTCTATTAATTTCAGTGATAAGTATCTTCTGAAATATGCTGAAGAGAAAGATAACCAGAAGCTTAAAAACGATATACATGATAAAATTGAGGACGAAAAGGCCAAAACATTCCTTTCAAAAATTATGTATTATCAAACGATTAAATAG
- a CDS encoding winged helix-turn-helix domain-containing protein produces MIKINQLNKEFESRVRLGIMSVLMVNDWVDFSEMKGLLEITDGNLASHSSALEKNGYIEVKKEFVGKKPKTSYRVTQSGRQAFTEHLDALEKLLGR; encoded by the coding sequence ATGATAAAAATAAATCAACTCAATAAAGAATTCGAAAGCCGTGTAAGACTGGGGATTATGTCCGTTCTTATGGTCAACGACTGGGTTGATTTCTCTGAAATGAAAGGCTTGCTCGAAATCACAGATGGTAACCTGGCCAGCCACAGCAGCGCTTTGGAAAAAAACGGGTATATTGAAGTAAAGAAGGAATTTGTGGGAAAGAAGCCCAAAACATCTTATCGTGTAACCCAGAGTGGGAGACAGGCTTTTACAGAACATCTGGATGCGCTTGAAAAATTATTGGGAAGGTAA
- a CDS encoding phage tail protein, translating into MEEYIGIVKLFAGNFAPRGWMFCDGSLLGIAQNSALFSILGTTYGGDGITTFALPNLKGRMALGAGNVNANKFYPLGVVSGSEQTTLLAQNLPSIGAGFQLKVANKNANTSTPTAAASIAITGTQVGRDFNAVTSFVNNANPDTAINAQSIAFVGQNLPINNMPPYLGLNYIICVEGVYPSRG; encoded by the coding sequence ATGGAAGAATACATTGGAATTGTCAAGTTATTTGCCGGAAATTTTGCACCAAGAGGCTGGATGTTTTGTGACGGAAGCTTATTAGGCATCGCTCAAAACAGCGCTTTGTTTTCTATTCTGGGAACAACTTATGGTGGCGACGGCATCACTACTTTTGCGTTGCCTAATCTAAAAGGACGTATGGCTCTGGGTGCAGGTAACGTAAATGCCAATAAATTTTATCCACTAGGTGTTGTTTCCGGAAGTGAACAAACCACTTTGCTAGCTCAGAATCTACCAAGTATAGGTGCCGGATTTCAATTGAAAGTGGCAAATAAAAATGCCAATACTTCTACTCCTACAGCTGCAGCATCTATTGCTATCACAGGCACACAAGTAGGAAGAGATTTCAATGCTGTTACAAGTTTTGTAAACAACGCGAATCCGGATACAGCCATTAATGCACAATCTATTGCATTTGTTGGACAAAATCTTCCAATCAATAATATGCCTCCCTATCTGGGCTTAAACTATATCATCTGCGTAGAAGGGGTCTATCCTTCACGTGGATAA
- a CDS encoding DUF1361 domain-containing protein, producing MKILLKSPRFTMNALLGLMTLFCFSLSLFRYYITETKVFFFLNWNLFLAWIPLLLSSLIIVSKTKSKISILLIIAVWILFFPNSPYILTDLFHLKARNAIPIWYDLIVILSYAWTGLICGFISLNDIEKLLSDYGNNKWVTGVVIIFLFMSSFGVYLGRFLRWNSWDILNNPFGLFNDIIVRFIYPMEYTKTWGVTILMGIMLNFMYFTFKSIRNNNDTIPQLEK from the coding sequence ATGAAAATATTATTGAAATCCCCAAGATTTACAATGAATGCATTGTTGGGATTGATGACTTTATTTTGTTTCAGTCTCTCTCTTTTCAGATATTACATCACTGAAACCAAAGTGTTTTTCTTTTTGAACTGGAATTTATTTTTGGCCTGGATACCGTTGTTATTAAGTTCGCTGATTATAGTTTCGAAAACTAAAAGTAAAATATCAATTCTGTTAATTATTGCAGTCTGGATTTTATTTTTTCCAAATTCACCCTATATCCTTACCGATCTTTTTCATTTAAAAGCAAGAAATGCCATACCCATCTGGTATGATCTCATTGTTATTCTTTCTTATGCATGGACGGGGCTGATCTGTGGTTTTATAAGCCTTAATGATATTGAAAAATTACTTTCCGATTACGGGAACAACAAATGGGTGACCGGAGTAGTTATAATTTTCCTTTTTATGAGCAGTTTTGGGGTTTACCTTGGACGATTTTTAAGATGGAACAGTTGGGATATTCTCAATAACCCTTTCGGATTATTTAATGATATTATTGTACGATTTATATATCCAATGGAGTATACAAAAACCTGGGGAGTAACCATTTTAATGGGAATCATGCTTAATTTTATGTATTTCACATTTAAATCAATAAGAAACAATAATGATACAATACCACAACTTGAAAAGTAA
- a CDS encoding SMUG2 DNA glycosylase family protein, protein MNKTFADQVIEFNKNLSYSGELPEGFQVMNPYLDNPETMIVMQKFYNKYYNDSNQRKFIIGINPSRHGAGVTGVPFTDTKRLESICGIKMESARTHEVSSVFMYDMIADYGGADLFYKDIYINSPFPLAIVRQTKNGWLNANYYDDKGLFESVKPFMIESLKKHISLNIDTSEVFILGKKNADFISKLNKEAQLFERMTVLEHPRYIQQYKSKEKQLYIDKYILALKKEESPNH, encoded by the coding sequence ATGAATAAAACTTTTGCAGATCAGGTTATTGAATTCAATAAGAATCTCTCATATTCAGGAGAACTTCCGGAAGGTTTTCAGGTTATGAATCCATACCTGGATAATCCGGAAACAATGATTGTGATGCAAAAGTTTTATAACAAATATTATAATGATTCCAACCAGAGAAAATTTATCATAGGAATCAATCCCAGCCGTCATGGAGCCGGAGTTACAGGAGTACCGTTTACCGATACCAAAAGACTGGAAAGCATATGTGGTATAAAAATGGAATCTGCCCGTACCCACGAAGTTTCCTCAGTTTTTATGTATGATATGATTGCTGACTATGGTGGTGCAGATCTTTTTTATAAAGATATTTATATCAATTCCCCATTTCCTTTGGCTATTGTAAGACAAACAAAAAACGGGTGGCTCAATGCCAATTATTATGATGACAAAGGGCTTTTTGAATCTGTAAAACCTTTTATGATAGAATCTCTGAAAAAACATATCAGTCTCAATATTGACACCTCAGAAGTTTTCATCCTTGGAAAAAAGAATGCTGATTTTATCTCAAAATTAAATAAAGAGGCCCAATTATTTGAAAGGATGACTGTCCTGGAACATCCCAGGTATATCCAGCAATACAAGTCAAAAGAAAAACAATTGTATATTGATAAGTATATTCTGGCCCTAAAAAAGGAAGAATCCCCAAATCATTGA